ACTTCCCCTGGTGTAATGGTTCCTTCCAGAACAAATTCTGAATCTGCGGGAACTTCCAAATCTACAGTTTTACACTTTGCCAACTGCACACCAGAACCACCATAAAGTCCGGCAAACAGCCATTCTGATAAATCTACAGGAATGGGTGTGGCAGCTGCCATGATAATTAAAGGATCTACACCAAGTGCGATCGCTACTTCTAATTTCTTCCCACGTTCGGCCGCTTTCCGCAAATGCCTTGCCCCACCACGCACCGATAACCAATGAACCGTCATGGTATTTTGAGATTGTAGTTGCAAACGATACACACCCACATTTGGCGTACCTGTCTCACAATCTTTGGTAATTACTAATCCCAGCGTAATAATCTTGCCAGCATCACCCGGATAAGGACGTATCAAGGGTAACTTGTATAAATCCAAATCATCGCCTTGAATCACAACTTGCTGACAAGCGGGGAAAAAGTCACGTCCTGGTTTAGCTTTCACCACATCAAACAGCACTTTCCCAAAATCTATCGCCTGGGAAATCTTCTTTGGCGGTTTTGGTTGTTGCAGCATACTCAGCTTTTTACCCAGAGTTTCCAATTCCTCTGGATGCTGCATATTCATTGCCCAACATATCCTTTCCACAGTTCCCATCAAATTCACCGCCACCGGGAAAGATGCACCTTTGACGTTTTCAAATAGCAACCCCGGCCCACCTTTTTGCAGCATCCGGTTGGAAATCTCAGCAATTTCTAAATCGGGGTCTACCAAAGCTGTAATCCGCTTTAATTGCCCTTTATCTTCCAGAATTTTGATGAATCCGCGTAAATCTCTCGCCATTGTTCTAGTAAAGCTGATTATTTAAGAAGTGTGAAGCGTTCTCTTATATTATTAGTCAGTTGTCAGTGGTCAGTAGCTATTTCT
Above is a window of Nostoc sp. UHCC 0702 DNA encoding:
- a CDS encoding UbiD family decarboxylase; protein product: MARDLRGFIKILEDKGQLKRITALVDPDLEIAEISNRMLQKGGPGLLFENVKGASFPVAVNLMGTVERICWAMNMQHPEELETLGKKLSMLQQPKPPKKISQAIDFGKVLFDVVKAKPGRDFFPACQQVVIQGDDLDLYKLPLIRPYPGDAGKIITLGLVITKDCETGTPNVGVYRLQLQSQNTMTVHWLSVRGGARHLRKAAERGKKLEVAIALGVDPLIIMAAATPIPVDLSEWLFAGLYGGSGVQLAKCKTVDLEVPADSEFVLEGTITPGEVLPDGPFGDHMGYYGGVEDSPLIRFGCMTHRKNPIYLTTFSGRPPKEEAMMAIALNRIYTPILRQQVSEIVDFFLPMEALSYKAAIISIDKAYPGQARRAALAFWSALPQFTYTKFVIVVDKDINIRDPRQVVWAISSKVDPTRDVFILPNTPFDTLDFASEKIGLGGRMGIDATTKIPPETDHEWGASLESDADVAAMVERRWTEYGLGDLQLGEVDPNLFGYDMR